In Vreelandella piezotolerans, one genomic interval encodes:
- a CDS encoding ABC transporter ATP-binding protein: MIRLATQDLIIDVPGRSAGTALNLTIEPGQVWGVLGPNGAGKTTLLHTLAGLNAPRSGQVLIGDKPLGQLRRRQVAQQLGLVFQERLDGFPATVLETALIGRHPYLSLWQMEGAGDYARAEAALEALDVAHLRHRLVSTLSGGERQRVAMATVLTQAPNIWLADEPTNHLDLHHQSAVMALMAEQAAQGSAVMMCLHDLNLAARWCDHILLLYPSGEACWGPRDTMLVPSALERLYQQRLATVDVGGAPVFVPIQAPLTDHE; encoded by the coding sequence ATGATCCGCTTGGCGACCCAAGACTTGATCATCGACGTGCCGGGGCGCAGCGCAGGCACAGCGCTGAATCTCACCATCGAGCCAGGGCAGGTGTGGGGTGTGCTTGGCCCCAACGGGGCGGGTAAAACCACGCTGTTGCATACGCTGGCGGGGCTGAACGCCCCCCGGTCCGGTCAGGTGCTGATCGGCGACAAACCGCTTGGCCAACTGCGCAGGCGGCAAGTGGCGCAGCAGTTAGGGCTGGTGTTTCAAGAGCGGCTAGACGGCTTTCCCGCCACGGTGCTGGAGACCGCGCTGATAGGCCGCCACCCCTACCTTTCCCTATGGCAGATGGAAGGGGCCGGCGACTACGCCCGCGCCGAGGCCGCCCTGGAAGCGCTGGATGTGGCGCATCTTCGCCACCGCTTGGTCAGCACGCTTTCCGGCGGTGAACGCCAGCGAGTAGCCATGGCGACGGTACTCACGCAAGCGCCCAACATCTGGCTGGCGGACGAACCCACCAACCACCTGGATTTACACCACCAAAGCGCGGTGATGGCGCTGATGGCCGAGCAGGCCGCCCAAGGCAGCGCGGTGATGATGTGCCTGCACGATTTGAATTTAGCCGCCCGCTGGTGCGACCACATTCTGCTGCTTTACCCCAGCGGTGAAGCCTGCTGGGGCCCACGAGACACCATGCTGGTGCCCAGCGCCCTAGAACGGCTCTACCAACAGCGGCTGGCCACGGTAGATGTGGGTGGTGCGCCGGTGTTTGTGCCCATCCAGGCACCCCTTACCGACCATGAGTGA
- a CDS encoding bifunctional adenosylcobinamide kinase/adenosylcobinamide-phosphate guanylyltransferase, translated as MQLFIGGASAGKRDAVKQRFPGAVWWRLAPGQRLHEVSHVMLPNTPLVLHGLFEWLTAVLDSDISSDEWRAQWREDLQRLEQAAAAENVALVIIANELGRGLVPVARHQRRLRDLSGWFTQDAAAHAEQVWYVRHGLVQALKGASAN; from the coding sequence ATGCAACTGTTCATTGGCGGTGCCAGCGCAGGTAAGCGCGACGCAGTAAAACAACGCTTTCCCGGCGCGGTGTGGTGGCGCCTAGCGCCTGGCCAGCGTCTTCACGAGGTCTCTCACGTCATGTTGCCCAACACGCCACTGGTGTTACATGGCTTATTTGAATGGCTGACCGCGGTGCTGGACTCCGACATCAGCAGCGACGAGTGGCGCGCCCAGTGGCGGGAAGATTTACAGCGCCTCGAGCAAGCCGCCGCCGCAGAGAACGTCGCGCTGGTGATCATTGCCAATGAGTTGGGGCGTGGCCTCGTCCCAGTGGCCCGCCACCAGCGCCGCCTGCGGGATTTGAGCGGCTGGTTCACCCAGGACGCCGCCGCTCACGCCGAGCAGGTGTGGTACGTGCGCCACGGCTTGGTACAAGCGCTGAAAGGCGCGTCAGCAAATTGA
- a CDS encoding cobyrinate a,c-diamide synthase codes for MLQGKAHAALISAPGSGQGKSMVTAALARLHRNAGRTVRVFKHGPDYLDPMVQEVASGQPVYQLHPWMTGEHECRWRLAKAAQEADVILVEGSMGLFDGSPSSADLAILAGIPALPVIDAWGMAQTFGAVAQGLANYHPDLDIHEVIANRIGSPGHGKLLNESMPEGIALLGAIPRHDAMKIPDRHLGLVQASELSGLDAQLDAAAMVLEEAGLGRLPKEVTLSADAPTPAPDYLRGVRIAIAKDDAFAFIYRANLEVLEEMGATLHFFSPLNDAALPECDALWLPGGYPELHAARFSANQPMLEAISAHHRAGKPILAECGGLISCVEQLIDGEDSAHTMLGLLPGTAKMAGKLTALGLQSLHSQRGELRGHTYHHSLLDTSMQPLARTRKLAGSEAEPIYRDGALVASYFHGYFPSAPRLVADIFTGQPIHQAE; via the coding sequence ATGTTGCAAGGTAAAGCACACGCAGCGCTGATCAGCGCCCCCGGTTCGGGCCAGGGCAAATCCATGGTCACGGCGGCGCTGGCACGGCTGCACCGCAACGCCGGGCGCACCGTGCGGGTCTTCAAACACGGCCCCGATTACCTAGACCCCATGGTGCAAGAAGTCGCTTCCGGCCAGCCAGTGTATCAGCTTCACCCATGGATGACCGGAGAGCATGAGTGCCGCTGGCGCTTAGCCAAAGCCGCCCAAGAAGCCGACGTGATTTTGGTGGAGGGCTCCATGGGGCTATTCGATGGCTCGCCCTCCAGCGCGGACTTAGCCATCCTGGCGGGCATCCCCGCGCTGCCGGTGATCGATGCCTGGGGCATGGCGCAAACCTTTGGCGCGGTGGCCCAAGGCCTGGCCAACTACCACCCCGACCTCGACATTCACGAAGTGATCGCCAACCGCATCGGCAGCCCCGGCCACGGCAAGCTGCTGAATGAGAGCATGCCGGAAGGCATTGCGCTGCTAGGCGCAATTCCCCGTCATGACGCGATGAAAATCCCCGACCGCCACTTGGGCCTGGTGCAAGCCAGTGAGCTGAGCGGCCTGGATGCCCAGCTAGACGCCGCCGCCATGGTGTTAGAAGAAGCTGGGTTAGGCCGCTTGCCTAAAGAGGTAACGCTAAGCGCTGACGCCCCCACGCCTGCACCGGACTATTTGCGCGGCGTGCGTATTGCCATTGCTAAAGACGACGCCTTTGCGTTTATCTACCGCGCGAATCTCGAAGTATTAGAAGAGATGGGCGCGACGCTGCACTTCTTCTCGCCACTTAATGATGCAGCACTGCCAGAATGCGACGCCCTCTGGCTGCCCGGCGGCTACCCAGAACTGCACGCCGCCCGCTTCAGCGCCAACCAGCCCATGCTAGAGGCGATCAGCGCTCACCACCGGGCAGGCAAACCCATTCTCGCCGAGTGCGGCGGGCTAATAAGCTGTGTAGAGCAATTAATCGATGGCGAAGACAGCGCCCACACCATGCTAGGGCTACTGCCCGGCACTGCCAAAATGGCCGGTAAGCTGACAGCGCTAGGCCTACAAAGCCTACACAGCCAACGCGGCGAACTACGCGGCCACACCTACCACCACTCGCTGCTGGACACCTCCATGCAACCGCTGGCCCGCACCCGCAAATTGGCCGGTAGCGAAGCCGAACCGATCTACCGTGATGGCGCGCTGGTAGCCAGCTACTTCCACGGTTACTTCCCCTCAGCGCCCAGGCTGGTGGCGGATATTTTCACCGGCCAACCAATTCACCAAGCGGAGTAA
- a CDS encoding cobalamin-binding protein: MQFGGALGAAFLWLGSGIATPLHADNPSRCAVDDRGREVCLHASANRIATLSPGATELTYAAGAGDQVVAVVSYSDYPPEAKDVASVGSHTRIDLEALVGLAPDLVIGWVTGNPAEQMDILEALGMPVFYIEPRSVEAVADTIERLARLAGTEPVGKQAANEFREGMAALTARYSERDPVATFYQVWDEPLMSVNDDHLIGQVVQLCGGENVFGDQHRLVPRLDDEAVLAANPDAIIAGGMGEENRDWLTHWEQYPNLAAVDAGNLYFVPPSLIQRPTPRLLEGAQILCEKLEHTRQKRRGS; encoded by the coding sequence ATGCAGTTCGGCGGCGCCTTGGGCGCCGCTTTCCTATGGCTGGGTAGCGGCATTGCCACCCCGCTTCATGCCGACAACCCCAGCCGCTGCGCGGTCGATGACCGTGGTCGGGAAGTGTGCTTACATGCCTCGGCCAACCGCATCGCCACGCTTTCACCCGGTGCCACGGAACTGACCTACGCCGCTGGCGCTGGGGATCAGGTGGTGGCCGTGGTGAGTTATAGCGACTACCCGCCGGAAGCAAAGGACGTGGCCTCGGTGGGTAGCCACACCCGAATCGATTTGGAAGCCCTGGTAGGGCTTGCCCCGGATTTAGTAATCGGCTGGGTAACGGGGAACCCCGCCGAGCAAATGGATATCCTCGAAGCGCTGGGCATGCCGGTATTTTATATCGAGCCGCGCAGCGTCGAGGCGGTGGCTGACACCATCGAGCGGCTTGCCCGCCTGGCCGGTACCGAACCGGTAGGCAAACAGGCGGCCAATGAGTTCAGAGAGGGCATGGCCGCGCTTACCGCCCGCTATAGCGAGCGTGACCCTGTGGCGACGTTTTATCAGGTGTGGGACGAGCCGTTGATGAGCGTCAATGACGACCACCTGATTGGGCAAGTGGTGCAATTGTGCGGCGGCGAAAACGTCTTTGGCGATCAGCACCGATTAGTACCGCGTTTAGACGATGAAGCCGTGCTTGCGGCCAACCCCGACGCCATCATTGCCGGAGGCATGGGGGAGGAGAACCGCGACTGGCTCACCCACTGGGAGCAGTACCCCAACCTTGCCGCCGTGGACGCCGGTAACCTCTATTTCGTGCCGCCTTCCTTAATTCAGCGGCCCACGCCGCGCCTGCTGGAAGGCGCACAGATTCTGTGTGAAAAGCTCGAACACACCCGCCAAAAGCGCAGGGGGTCTTGA
- the cobS gene encoding adenosylcobinamide-GDP ribazoletransferase — translation MNNVLYGGLLALQFLTRLPIPVACPWTPATRRWAIRAYPLVGLLIGGLLALAALLLEHVQTPTPISALVLLSVWVGLTGGLHLDGVMDLADALGSNQPLQRRWEIMKDPQIGSFGMLALLFLLAWKGVLLWALLQYHAPLWWLAVVPALGRWAGVALLVLTPCAHSRGLAWRWQQSLGRRDVGVALLPLIPLAMLWPLAALWLAALACWVALVRRALLRSFNGINGDMVGATIEGGELWLLILMWSWWQFVTVSPPGI, via the coding sequence GTGAACAACGTCCTTTATGGTGGGCTGCTGGCCCTGCAATTTTTGACTCGGTTACCCATACCGGTGGCGTGCCCCTGGACGCCCGCCACCCGCCGTTGGGCCATTCGTGCCTATCCGCTCGTCGGCCTGCTGATCGGCGGTTTGCTCGCGCTGGCCGCGTTACTGTTAGAGCACGTACAAACGCCCACGCCGATCAGTGCGCTGGTACTGCTCAGCGTGTGGGTGGGGCTCACGGGTGGACTACACCTGGATGGCGTAATGGACCTGGCCGATGCGCTGGGCAGCAACCAGCCGTTGCAGCGGCGCTGGGAAATCATGAAAGACCCGCAAATCGGCAGCTTCGGTATGCTGGCGCTGCTGTTTTTGCTGGCCTGGAAGGGCGTGCTGCTCTGGGCGCTGCTGCAGTATCACGCGCCGCTGTGGTGGCTCGCGGTAGTACCCGCACTGGGGCGCTGGGCGGGCGTCGCGCTGCTCGTGCTGACCCCATGCGCCCACTCGCGCGGCCTGGCTTGGAGATGGCAGCAGTCGTTGGGACGCCGCGATGTAGGCGTGGCGCTCCTGCCGCTGATCCCGCTCGCCATGCTCTGGCCGTTAGCCGCGCTGTGGCTGGCAGCGCTGGCATGTTGGGTAGCGCTGGTACGCAGAGCACTGCTGCGCTCGTTTAACGGCATCAACGGCGATATGGTCGGCGCCACCATCGAAGGAGGAGAGCTTTGGCTACTGATCTTAATGTGGAGCTGGTGGCAGTTCGTCACGGTATCACCGCCTGGAATCTAG
- a CDS encoding histidine phosphatase family protein gives MATDLNVELVAVRHGITAWNLERRYQGQRDIPLLFPEAEEGLLTLRAALADERFDAIYASDLGRCQETLAWSQAAKPGVPVYAERRLRELDFGEYEGKVYDELKELPHYHAWIDSAGELQIPGGESSGQLRERLDAWLDDVAEHTRQHGYRKVLVVTHGGVIRELRRRFETLDFWQGIVHQAQGRRWQLAYQAGEDGKGEWQCNCSLAVPAQVSATQ, from the coding sequence TTGGCTACTGATCTTAATGTGGAGCTGGTGGCAGTTCGTCACGGTATCACCGCCTGGAATCTAGAGCGCCGTTACCAAGGCCAGCGGGATATTCCGCTGCTGTTTCCTGAGGCGGAGGAGGGGCTGTTAACGTTGCGCGCGGCCCTGGCCGATGAGCGTTTCGACGCCATTTACGCCAGCGACCTAGGCCGCTGCCAAGAAACCCTGGCCTGGTCCCAGGCGGCCAAGCCGGGGGTTCCCGTCTACGCCGAACGGCGCTTACGGGAACTCGATTTTGGCGAGTACGAAGGCAAGGTTTACGATGAATTAAAAGAACTACCGCACTATCATGCCTGGATCGATAGCGCCGGAGAGCTACAAATTCCCGGTGGCGAATCCTCTGGCCAACTGCGCGAACGGCTGGATGCCTGGCTCGACGATGTTGCGGAACATACTCGGCAACACGGCTATCGAAAAGTGTTGGTAGTGACCCACGGCGGCGTGATTCGTGAATTGCGCCGCCGTTTCGAAACCCTCGATTTTTGGCAGGGAATCGTGCATCAAGCCCAGGGACGGCGCTGGCAGCTCGCGTATCAAGCAGGTGAGGACGGAAAAGGAGAATGGCAATGCAACTGTTCATTGGCGGTGCCAGCGCAGGTAAGCGCGACGCAGTAA
- a CDS encoding FecCD family ABC transporter permease, with amino-acid sequence MVMRLWQPLGLLALIAVAAMLFSLAVGSAQLSVAQLWAVVQGQGDALARTMVIELRLPRALSAFAVGGLLAVAGALMQVLLRNPLADPYVLGLSGGASIGALAAMLAGMGGVLISGSAFLGALFSTFLVFGLAHGSGGWTPSRLLLTGVVVAAGWGAVITLMLALSPAERLPGMLYWLMGDLSYARTPWPPLLLLIATCVLLIPLGRSLNVLARGPLQAAALGVDVRPLEWGIYIAASLLTAAAVTTAGSIGFVGLVVPHMLRLLLGNDQRLILPACALAGGTLLVLADTLARTMIAPEQLPVGVITALLGVPTFLFLLYRSR; translated from the coding sequence ATGGTAATGCGCCTGTGGCAACCCCTTGGTCTGCTGGCGCTGATCGCCGTGGCCGCCATGCTGTTTTCTCTGGCGGTGGGCAGCGCGCAGCTTTCGGTAGCGCAGCTCTGGGCGGTGGTGCAGGGCCAGGGCGATGCGCTGGCGCGCACCATGGTGATCGAGCTTCGCTTGCCACGGGCGCTTTCCGCCTTTGCGGTGGGCGGGCTGTTGGCGGTGGCCGGTGCGCTAATGCAGGTGCTGCTACGTAACCCGCTGGCCGACCCCTACGTGCTGGGGCTATCCGGCGGGGCATCCATCGGTGCGCTGGCGGCCATGCTGGCCGGAATGGGCGGTGTGCTTATTTCGGGTTCGGCGTTTTTAGGCGCGCTGTTCTCCACGTTTTTAGTATTTGGCCTAGCCCACGGTAGCGGCGGCTGGACGCCTTCACGGCTGTTGCTCACTGGCGTGGTCGTGGCTGCGGGGTGGGGCGCGGTGATTACCCTGATGCTCGCGCTAAGCCCCGCCGAGCGGCTGCCGGGCATGCTCTATTGGCTGATGGGAGATTTATCTTACGCCCGCACGCCGTGGCCGCCGCTGCTGCTATTAATCGCCACCTGTGTATTGCTGATACCGCTAGGGCGCAGCCTTAACGTGCTGGCCCGTGGCCCCCTGCAGGCCGCCGCTCTGGGTGTGGATGTTCGCCCGTTGGAGTGGGGCATTTACATTGCCGCCAGCCTCTTGACCGCCGCCGCCGTGACCACCGCAGGCAGCATTGGGTTTGTAGGGCTGGTAGTGCCCCATATGTTGCGCCTGCTGCTCGGTAACGACCAGCGCTTGATTCTACCCGCCTGCGCGTTGGCAGGCGGCACGCTGCTGGTACTCGCCGATACCCTAGCGCGGACGATGATTGCCCCCGAGCAGCTCCCCGTCGGGGTGATCACCGCGCTGCTGGGCGTGCCCACCTTCCTCTTTTTGCTCTACCGGAGCCGCTGA
- a CDS encoding TonB-dependent receptor domain-containing protein, translating into MFNRFHTPATLAAFTMAALPLAVQAQSASATATASNTLNPVVVTAALAPRTANESLSSVTVIDEAALRRQDPVSITDLLRGQPGVDVSSNGSFGKNSSVFIRGTGSAQNVLMIDGIRLRSATSGGAAWQYLEPRMFERAEIVRGPRGSLYGADAMGGVIQLFTPQGEDEGPQPRISAGGGSFNTQRLSAGVSGKEGGTRYSFSGSHFNTDGQPVRRNGDDKGYDNTSALARVSHTFANGAEAGVLALRARGHNEYDGGENDFVQQVAGVYGELPMTDSWRSRLTLSESRDESDNVADFGDTSFNTKIRTARWENTVTMGAHEVVAGAEYSEDRVDSTTAYDETSRSNAAIFTQALLDFSPFTLQGSLRFDDNESYGDEVTGSVGIGYDVDGHHTLRANYGTAFNAPTYNQLYFPGFGNPDLASETSESIEVGVRGQYARWFWDAALYQTDIDNLIAGQGLQFNVPETRIRGAELSAGVDVNEWTLAAALTYTDPENRLTGKRLQNRASQSLRLDVDRELGDWSLGGSWVAQNHRYRDAANEDRLSGYGLVNLRAGWQFAPLWSARVTLENVLDQDYVTTRSFDGADYINAGRAGFLSVHFGQ; encoded by the coding sequence ATGTTCAATCGTTTTCATACCCCCGCAACGCTTGCGGCGTTTACCATGGCCGCGCTACCGCTGGCCGTTCAGGCGCAAAGCGCATCGGCCACCGCGACGGCCTCCAACACGCTGAATCCCGTCGTGGTCACGGCCGCACTCGCTCCGCGCACCGCTAATGAAAGCCTCTCGTCGGTCACGGTAATCGACGAGGCCGCGCTGCGCCGCCAAGACCCCGTCAGTATCACCGACCTGCTGCGTGGCCAGCCGGGCGTGGACGTTTCCAGTAACGGTAGCTTCGGCAAGAATAGCAGCGTCTTCATTCGCGGCACGGGCAGCGCGCAGAATGTCCTGATGATCGATGGTATCCGTTTGCGCTCGGCTACCAGCGGCGGGGCCGCTTGGCAATATTTGGAGCCACGCATGTTCGAGCGTGCCGAAATCGTGCGCGGTCCTCGCGGCAGCCTTTACGGTGCCGATGCCATGGGCGGCGTCATACAGTTGTTTACCCCACAGGGTGAAGACGAAGGTCCGCAGCCGCGTATTTCCGCAGGCGGCGGCTCGTTCAACACCCAGCGGCTGAGCGCAGGCGTCAGCGGTAAAGAGGGCGGCACGCGTTACAGCTTTTCTGGCAGCCACTTCAATACCGACGGCCAGCCAGTGCGTCGTAATGGCGACGACAAAGGCTACGACAACACCTCTGCGCTGGCGCGCGTGTCGCACACCTTCGCGAACGGTGCCGAAGCAGGCGTATTGGCGCTGCGTGCCCGTGGGCATAACGAGTATGACGGCGGGGAAAATGACTTCGTTCAGCAGGTCGCGGGCGTGTATGGCGAGCTGCCGATGACCGACAGCTGGCGCAGCCGCTTGACGCTCAGCGAATCGCGGGACGAAAGCGATAACGTCGCTGATTTTGGCGATACCTCGTTCAATACCAAAATACGCACGGCGCGCTGGGAAAACACCGTGACCATGGGAGCCCACGAGGTGGTCGCCGGGGCCGAGTACAGCGAAGACCGGGTAGACAGCACCACCGCCTACGACGAAACCAGTCGCAGCAACGCGGCCATCTTCACCCAGGCGCTGCTGGATTTCTCTCCCTTCACGCTTCAAGGCAGCCTTCGCTTTGATGACAACGAGTCCTACGGCGACGAGGTGACGGGCAGCGTCGGGATCGGGTATGACGTGGATGGCCACCACACGCTGCGCGCCAACTACGGCACGGCGTTCAACGCACCGACCTACAACCAGCTTTATTTCCCTGGTTTTGGTAACCCGGACTTGGCGTCGGAAACCTCCGAGTCGATTGAAGTCGGCGTGCGTGGCCAGTATGCCCGCTGGTTCTGGGATGCGGCGCTTTACCAAACCGATATCGACAACTTGATTGCGGGCCAAGGGTTACAGTTCAACGTGCCGGAAACGCGCATTCGTGGAGCAGAGCTTAGCGCGGGTGTCGACGTGAACGAGTGGACGCTGGCCGCCGCGCTGACCTACACCGACCCCGAAAACCGCTTGACCGGCAAACGCCTGCAAAACCGTGCCTCGCAAAGCCTGCGCCTGGACGTCGACCGCGAGCTGGGTGATTGGTCCCTGGGCGGCTCTTGGGTCGCGCAAAACCATCGCTACCGTGATGCGGCCAACGAAGATCGCCTGAGCGGGTACGGTTTGGTGAACCTGCGTGCAGGCTGGCAGTTTGCGCCGCTGTGGAGCGCTCGGGTAACGTTAGAGAACGTGCTGGATCAAGACTATGTCACCACGCGCTCGTTTGACGGTGCCGACTACATCAACGCGGGCCGAGCAGGATTCTTGAGTGTTCACTTTGGCCAATAA